One window of the Chryseobacterium sp. CY350 genome contains the following:
- a CDS encoding PQQ-dependent sugar dehydrogenase — translation MKKYLLPTVAVLFFSCKDNKKQKTSESEIVTKTDTLKLPAPDEKASKNKFSNVIGWPAGKTPTAPEGFVVTRFAENIKSPRNMIQAANGDVFVVLSNSERTKTEKIKNDISGKSDAEVGGKSANRIILYRDANKDGIPESSSVFLDQLNQPYGMLIIKDKFYVANTDGLWVYPYKEGDTKITQPGKKIVNLPAGGYNNHWTRNLIANKEQSKIYISVGSGSNVGENGMENEVRRANILEVNLDGSGEKIYAAGLRNPVGMSWNPATGELYTVVNERDELGDELVPDYLTSVKQGQFYGWPYAYFGKNEDPRRKGEKPELVAKTLVPDVPLGSHTASLGLSFYTGNQFPEKYKNGAFIGQHGSWNRSSLAGYQVAFVPFNNGKASGSYQPFLTGFIANEQKGDVYGRPVGVLQIADGSLLVADDVSGIVWRVAYAKN, via the coding sequence ATGAAAAAATATCTTCTCCCGACAGTCGCAGTGCTGTTTTTCAGTTGTAAAGACAATAAAAAGCAGAAAACTTCGGAAAGTGAAATCGTTACTAAAACTGATACCTTAAAACTTCCTGCGCCTGATGAAAAGGCTTCCAAAAACAAATTTAGCAACGTTATCGGCTGGCCTGCAGGAAAAACTCCGACAGCGCCCGAAGGATTTGTTGTTACACGTTTTGCTGAAAATATTAAAAGCCCAAGAAACATGATACAGGCTGCTAACGGAGATGTTTTTGTGGTACTTTCTAATTCTGAACGCACAAAAACGGAGAAAATAAAAAATGATATCAGCGGGAAAAGTGATGCTGAAGTTGGCGGAAAATCTGCAAACCGCATCATCTTATACAGGGATGCGAACAAAGACGGTATCCCGGAATCATCTTCTGTGTTCCTTGATCAATTAAATCAGCCTTACGGAATGTTGATTATTAAAGATAAATTTTATGTTGCCAATACCGACGGACTTTGGGTTTACCCTTACAAAGAAGGTGACACCAAGATTACCCAGCCTGGAAAGAAAATCGTAAATCTTCCGGCAGGTGGTTACAACAATCATTGGACGAGAAATTTAATTGCCAATAAAGAGCAGTCGAAAATTTATATTTCCGTGGGTTCCGGAAGTAATGTTGGAGAAAACGGAATGGAGAATGAAGTTAGAAGAGCCAATATTCTGGAAGTAAATCTTGATGGAAGTGGCGAAAAAATATATGCAGCAGGTCTTAGAAATCCTGTCGGTATGAGTTGGAATCCTGCTACAGGTGAACTGTATACGGTTGTTAATGAAAGAGATGAGCTTGGTGACGAGCTTGTTCCCGATTATCTGACAAGCGTAAAACAGGGTCAGTTTTACGGATGGCCGTATGCTTATTTCGGAAAGAATGAAGATCCGAGAAGAAAAGGAGAGAAGCCTGAATTAGTAGCAAAAACATTAGTGCCTGATGTTCCTCTGGGATCGCACACTGCTTCTTTAGGCTTATCGTTTTATACCGGTAATCAGTTTCCTGAAAAATATAAAAACGGAGCTTTTATCGGCCAGCACGGCTCTTGGAACCGCTCATCACTCGCAGGTTATCAGGTGGCTTTTGTCCCATTCAATAACGGAAAAGCTTCAGGATCATATCAGCCATTTTTAACCGGATTTATTGCAAACGAACAAAAAGGAGATGTTTACGGCAGACCTGTAGGTGTTTTGCAGATTGCTGACGGTTCGCTGCTTGTTGCCGATGATGTAAGCGGAATCGTCTGGAGAGTTGCATACGCTAAAAATTAA